TAAAAGAGGTTTAATATTACTGTTTTCAAGAGATTTTACCATCCATTTAACGGCAAATTTAATTGTTTGCTCTACGTCGATTAAAAGGTCATATTGTTTATTTACGTCATTAACATTTTGAATGATTTCTTTTCTTAAAACGTCCGCATTAATAAGTTCGTTCATTATTAAATAACTCTCTATTTTATATTTAAACGATTTTTCATGGTAATCACTAATAAAGCCTATTCCGTGAGCATTTATGATTTTGTTGGCTATTTGTGTAGCAATAATTTCTTTTTTTAAAGGATGTGAAAAAATTTCATGTTCGAATTTGTTGAAAAAAGATTCTGGAAAATATTCTTTTAAAAATTTATCATAATAATTTGAATCTAATACGTTCGATTCTAATATATATTTTTTCAAAAATATTTTGCTGTAAAGCATAACTATAGCGAGTGCAGGCCTTATTACGTGAGTATTTTGATATAGAGTTTCTATTTCACTATTTTTCGGCATATTATAATTTTTTCTTTTAAAATAATCGGTATTTTTTTCTAAGATTTCCAAAACTTTGATCAATTTTTCTTTATATATTTTTTTCTCATCCAATGATAATAACAAAGCATGTTCAAAATTGTTTTGTAACACCTTGTCAATTACATCGTTTTGAATTTCTTTTAAGATTTTAATTTTTTCATTTTCTGTAAGTTTGTTTTTATCGATTAAACTGTTCAGAATAATTTTTAAATTTACTTCATAGTCACTTATATTAACACCTGCGGAATTATCAATAGCATCAAGATTGATTTTACCGCCTTTAAGAGCGTATTCATATCTTCCTTGCATTGTAAGAGCTAAGTTTGCACCTTCACAGATAGCAAAAGCGTTTATTTCATTTGCATTTACACGAATATTTGCATTTTGCTTATCACTAATGTGGAGGTTTTGCTCTTCTGAAGATTTTACGTAAGTTCCGATTCCTCCGAAATATAATAAATCAACTTTTAAACGTAATAGTCTTTTTGCCAATTCTTCCGCACTTAAAGATTCTTCTTTAGTGTTTAAAAGTTCTTTTATTTCAGGAGAAAGGGTTATTGATTTTTCATCTCTTTTGAAAACACCTCCGCCTTTACTAATTTTAGATTTATCATAATCTTTCCAGCTTAGAGAGTTTTCAAAAAGTCTTTTTCTTTCTTCATATGCAATTTTCGGATCCGGATTAGGATCGATAAAGATTTCACTGTGGCTAATTGCTCCTAATAATAAGAAGTTTTTGTTTAATAGCATACCGTTTCCGAAAACGTCCCCTCTCATAGAACCTACACCGACAACAGAAAGTTTGTCTGTATAGATGTTTTGACCTCTTTCTATAAAGAATCTATTAGTTGTGTGAATGGCGCCCTTTGCTGTAATACCTAACTCTTTATGAGAATATCCGGTACTTCCTCCGCTTGCAAAAGCATCTTTTAAAAAGTATCCTCTTTTTATAGCTATTTCATTTGCAACATCGCTCATTGAAGAAGTTCCTTTATCAGCTGCCACAACAAAATAAAAGTCGTTTTCATCATATTTTACAAGTTCAACGTCCCCGACGTCAATCAAATCCAATAAAGCGTCTATAAATAAAGAATAATATTTTTTAAAGTCTTTTTTAGAAATATTATTTTTGAATATTACAAATCCGCCTTTGGCGCCTTCCGGAATAATAAGGGCGTTTTTTGCTTCCTGAGTTATCATTAAGTCTTTTATTTCATCTCTGAAGTCATGAGGTCTGTCAGACCATCTTAATCCGCCTCTACTTATTTTACTCATTCTTAAATGGATACCGTTAAAGTCGTTGTGATAAACGTAACTCTCTATATTGGGTTGCATTCCAAAAAGAATATTTTTAAAATTTTGTGTTAAGACTTTAAAAGAAATAGTTTCTTTATTTAAAAAATAATTCGTCCTTACTGTATTTTTGACTATTGTAAATAAAACTCTAAATATTTTATCTTCGTTTAAATTTGAAATGTTTTTGATTTCTTTTTCTATTTTTTCTTCAAGGGACAAATCTTTTGTAGAAAATTTTTGTTTAAAATACTCTATTATCATTTTCGTTAATTTAGAATTATTTAATAATGCTGAAATAATCAAATTTTCATTAAATTCGTAAAAAAGTTGATTTTGATATTTGATAATAGCTCTTAGTAAAGAAATTTCTCTTAAAGTAAGGCCTTCCCAAGCCATATAGTAAAGTTTACACAGGGTGTATATTTTATTTAACAGGGCTTTTTCAAGTATTTCTAAAAATATTTTTTCGTGTTTTAAGAATGTATCAATATGCTGTATATCTGTTTTTATTTTATAAACATAAGTGTTTTTATTTATAAATGAAACGGAATCTAATATTGATATATTGAAATTTTGTAAAAGGTTGCTTATTGTTGTAATAGGAAGTTTGTTTTTGGAGTATATATGGAAAGTTTGAGTGTTTTTGTCAAAAGAGAGATATACTTCGTTGAAGTTTGGTATTTCATAGTCTTCTTTAGATATTAACTGTTTGCATAAATCGTTCATAAAAGCTCATTTTCAAAAGAAAAAGAAGTTATTTCGTATATAAAACTCTTCTTCTTTTTCTTTTCATTTTAAATTTTCCTCTTGCCATATAACCTCCTTTTTTGGGAAGTTAACGTTTGTAATTATAACAAAAAATTATACTAAATAAAAACCGCACTCATATATCCAACAACTTGAGATTCATCACCGCTTACATCAGCACTTGTTCTATAATCAACTATTAAAGGAGTTAAATTCAATTCAACACTTGAAAGAATCAATGCTTCTATTCCTATTTTCCCGCAGGCTTCGCATTTTTCCAATTGTAAAACATCCTGATTGTTTACTGCTTCAAGACAATTATAATCAAGAGCGTTTGCGGTTTTAATATCATAATAATGACTTAAATCACTACTTATAACGACTAATATGTCTTTTTGTATTAAATAATTGATTATTTCTTTTAATTTTTTAGGGGAGTAATTAGAATAAATAAGTTCAATAACAGGGATGTTATTAAAATAGTGTTTAATAAAAGGCATTTGAACTTCCGTTGAATGTTCTACATGTACATATTCAAGATTTTGAACATCAAAATTATTGATTAGTTCGTATGCGGTAGCTGTATCAATCGGTAAATTACCGCACGGTGTTTCATATTCGTTTTCCAAAGTAGTACTTATACCCTCAAAGGCAAATTTATGTGACGGGCCTATAACCGCTATTGCTTTTGGTGTCGTATTTTGTGCAATTCTATAAGCAAAATTGGCAGTAAATCCGCTGTACATCCATCCAGCGTGAGGAACGATCAAAGCTTTGGGTTGTAATGTAAAAATTTCATCCGCTTTATTTTTATCAACATTTTCATCGATTATATGATTAAAATGCGCAATATATTTTTCTACTGCCTCACAGCTTCCACCATACCATTCTTTTACTACTGCTTTTCTCATATTCACTCCTTTTTTATTTCCATATACCTTTAATAATTTCACCGCAGTTAGGGCAGTGTGCCAAGCCGTTGTCATCTATTTGTAAAATGTTTTTTTCAACTTTATAAATACTTCTTACAATAAGCTCTTCATTACATTTTGGGCAATATGTCACTACAGGTAATGCGACATTTCCCAAATATACGTAATTAAGCCCGGCTTTTTTACCTATTTCATATGCCTTAATCATCGTTTTCATAGGAGTCGGTTCTTTATCGGTTACCTTGTAATCGGGATGAAATCTGCTAATATGCCATGGAATATCTTTATCAACACTTGCAATAAATTCAGCAATTTTTGTAAGTTCTTCATCTGAATCATTATCTCCCGGAACTATTAGTGTTGTGATTTCTTGCCATATTCCAGCATCGTTTAATCTTTTAATAGTGTCAAGTACGTCTTCAAGATTCCCTTTTAAAACTTTTTTGTAATATTCAGGCTTAAAACTTTTCAAATCGACATTACATGCGTCAACCCAACTTTTCATATCTTCTATTTCATAAACACTTTCAAAACCGTTTGTGACAAAGACGTTTTTTAACCCTTTTTCTTTTGCCAAAACACCTACATCTCTGGCATAAGGGTAAAAAACACTCGGTTCGTTGTATGTATAAGCAATCGAATTACAATTATATTCGATAGCAAGTTTTACCATTTCTTCAGGTGATACATAAATAGACTCATTTACTTTATTGGTGTGTGCTATTTGCCAGTTTTGGCAAAACGGACATTTAAAATTACATCCTACTGTTCCGAACGATAATATTGGTGTGTTTGGTAAAAAATGAAATAAAGGTTTTTTCTCAACAGGATCAACGTTTATACTTGACGGATGGCCGTAAACAAGATTTTTAAGCTCACCGTTTTGATTCATGTTTATACCGCAAATACCGACTTGTCCTTCTTTTAATACACAATGATGCCTACATAAAAGACATTTGATTTTATTATCGGCTAATGTTTCATAATATTTCATATTTCCCCTCCTTCTCTTTATAAATATTATAGCAAAAAAAGAGGGAAAAGTAAACTGTTTGCCTTAAGAAGGTTGATATAATGTGACTAAACTATCTGAAATGAAAGTTTTTTATACGGACAGTTTTTACCTTTACTTTCGAATTTGCTTATATCTACATCATAGTCACCTTTTTTCAGTATTAAGGTCTCTTTTATTTTGATATTAAAAAGTTTAGCAGGGTTTTGGGAAATTAGTTTCGTTACGGTTTTTTGTGAAAGCGGAAGAGAGTAAGCAAGCTGTGTAAATATATCAAGTTTACTGATACCGAATTCAGCTTCTTCGAGAGGTACGTCTTTATGGGTAGTAGCTATATGATTTGATGAAATGAAATCAACAGTTTCGGAAGCACAAGCCTCCAATAATGCCTCTTTGTCTTCTTTTGATCTCAACGGAGGGAAAGTCTTGTATAAAGAATTAAAGTCTTGAAGGTTTTCATCACAGAAGTATAAATTGTCTATACAAACGTCGATAAATATATTTTTCGGTTTGTTTTTTAATATTTGTATGGAGTCTTTTGTTGTTATTGACTGAAATACTACCTTTGCATTAAAATGTTTCGATAACTCATATATTTTAGCCACTTCAGCACTTTCTGCATAAGTGGGTATACCGCTAACACCAAGTGAATATGCAATTTCACTATCATGCATTATACCGCTGCTTAATGATTTGTTGTTGCAGTTTACAAAAATAGGGATATTTAAAAATTCCGCGTATTCAAAAACCCTTTTTAATAAATTCATATCTTCATCTGAATTAATATATATTGCACTTGCACCTTTATCTTTAAGAATTGAAATGTCTGTTAATTTACCTTCATGTATTCCTTCAATTGCGACTAAAAGTTTAAATTTAGATTCGTTAGCTCTTTTTAAATTATATGCCAAATGCAGCTTATCAAAAATCGGTTTTATAGTCGGCATCATTACAGCGCTTTGTACACCTCCGTTTTTAGAAGATTTTGAAATTCTTTGAACACTTTCAGAGTTTGGTACGTTAATATCAATACTTTTTGGCACTTCTATAGTCATTATCAGCCTTTTTTATTATAATTTTACTAAATTTTTAAAAAAAAGGCTTTTTATGGCTCTGTTTTATCTGTTTAATTTAATTGTATTATCAAGTGTCGTTGGTTATTTTGCTTGGAGGCTCGGAAAGAATTTTTGGGTGTTTTTTATATTGTCTTTATTACTTTCTCCAATTGTGGGAGGACTTTTTTTGGCTATTTATGATTATTACACTACATTTTTGAAAGGAAATAAATGAAAGAAAGATATTTGAAATTATTAAAAGAAATTTATCCCAATTTAAGCGAAAGAGATGAAAAAATTTTTGAAGAGATTATGAATGATGAGGGTCTTGGGAAATGTAAGCCTAAATTTAATCTTTGGGGATTTTTATTCGGGTGGTTTTATCTTTTATATAGACATGCTTATGTTGAAGCGGTTGCAGTTTTAATAGTGTCGTTAATGGTAGGGTATTTTTATCTGCCCGGAATGGTGGTTGTTAATTCTTTAATAGGAGGATTTTGTTATTACTTTTTATATTTGAACAAGTTCTCAATGGATGTAGATAGATGCGGTGGAATCAGTTATCCAGATATGGAATGTTTAAGAAAAAAAGCAAAAACAAGTAAATGGGCAGTGATTATTGCGATAATAATGATTTTAGTATTGATCTGGCCTGTTGTATATGCAATAATTACCGGTCATCAGTTAAGAACTCCGGATAACCCGTATTAAGAGCGTTTTAATAGAAGTTTTAAGCTGTTTAGATAAATATATTTTGATATAATTTCGTAAAAAAGGGCTGATATAATGAAAAAAGTTTTAATTGTAGGAAGCGGAGGTAGAGAATACAGTATCGGATATTTTATGAAAGACGAGGCTGAAATTTTTTACGCGCCTGGAAACGGGGCGACTGACGAGTTTGCAACAAATATAAATATAAAAGATTTTGAAGAATTAGCTGAGTTTGCTAAAAAAAACAATATAGATTTAACAATAATTGGTCCAGAAGATCCACTGGTTAACGGAATTGTTGATGTGTTTAAAAAACACGGGCTTACTATTTTTGGTCCGAGTGCAGCAGCTGCAAGACTTGAAGGCAGTAAAGTCTATATGAAAAATTTTCTTAAAAAATACAATATTCCTACTGCAAAATATATTGAAACTTCCAATAAAGAAGCAGCTTATGAATTTATTGATAAATGTAACAAACTTCCTATTGTTGTAAAAGCTGACGGACTTTGTGCGGGTAAGGGCGTAATTATTGCGGAGAGTAAAGACGAAGCTAAAAAAACTGTTGAAGAGATGTTAAGCGGTAAAGCTTTCGGTGATGCGGGTAAAAAAGTGATCGTTGAAGAATTTTTGGACGGATACGAGTTAAGTATGTTTGCAATTTGTGACGGAAAAGATTTTGTGCTTTTACCTGCCGCACAGGATCACAAAAGACTTCTTGACGGAGACAAGGGACCTAATACAGGAGGTATGGGTGCATATGCTCCTACTCCTCTTGTTGATGATGTACTTTATGAAAAAGTTAAAGAAAGGGTAATAAAGCCTACACTTAAAGGTATGCAAGAAGAGGGCGCTCCGTTTGAAGGAGTATTGTTTATAGGTCTTATGATTGTAGATAACGAGCCTTATGTTCTTGAATATAACGTTAGATTTGGAGACCCTGAGTGTGAAGAGCTTATGGCATTAATTGACAGCAGTGTATATGATATGTTTTATAACGGTGCTACAAAACAACTTGACAAAATCGATGTAAAAATTAAAGACATGGTTGCAGTTGGGGTTGTTTGCGCTTCTAAAAACTATCCATATTCAAGCAGTGAACCAGCGGAAATTACGGTGGATGATTTGAGCGATTGCAACGGGTATATTTCTTATGCAGGAGTTAAAAAAATTGACGGCAAACTTATGGCTACAGGTGGTAGGGTTCTTGTATGTGTTGGATTTGGTAAAGACGTAAAAAGTGCAAGGGACGTAGCGTATAAAATTGTAGATAAAGTACATTTTGAGGGTAAACAGTTTAGAAAAGATATAGCGTATCAAGCTATTAAATAATATATTTGGCTGAATTGAGAAGGGTAAAGATGGAAGAAATCATAAATAAATTAAATCGAGAAGGTTTCAAAACCGCTTCAATTGCAAAAAGGGCAATATCAATGACAATCGACGATATATTGATATCTTTAGTTGTCGTTCTTGCTTTTTCTTCTCAATTTGCAAACGCTAAAACATATGAAGATGTTTTGATATTAACCAATGAATTATTCGGATATATTTTCGTGGCTTACACACTTTATCATTGGATTTTTATAGCTGTTTACGGAAAAACAATCGGAAAAATGGTTACTAAAACAAGAGTTATTGATATTCAGACATTTGATAATCCTACATGGGGTAGAGCGTTAATTAGAAGTGTTATGAGAAATTTCGATGAAATGTTTTTTTATTTAGGCATGGCTTATGCGATAGTTGATCCTTTAAACAGAACCATTCATGATATAGTAGGAAAAACAGTTGTTGTTGAGGATTAGTTTAGTAATTGTATTTTTTGCTTCTTTTTTATTTGCGGAAGTAAAAATATTTGCCACAAAAGCAGTTGATTCAAACGGAACTATCACTCTTCAGAATCCTATCATTATTTACAATAACTCTATAATTCAGGCTAAGCACGGGTTAATAACAAAAAAAAGAAAGATAATATTAAATGATAAAGTGTTTGTGACATATCAGAATAAATCTGTCATATCCGCAAACAGTTTAATTGCTTACAGCTCAAGAAATATAGAAATGAATGATATATTCTTTTACGATAAAACTATGGAAGGATGGATATTAGCAAAGAGTTCTTTAAGTAAAAATAAAAATATTTATTTTAAAAAACTTTATTTTTCAACTTGTTGTATTAAAGACCCTGATTGGTTCATGAAGGCAAGAAGCGCCACTTACAACAGGGAAAAAAAATCACTGAAACTATATAATCTAACCTTGGTTATTAATAAAATACCTGTATTTTATTTGCCTTATTTTTATGTCAACTTTGATAAAACAAGAAGAAGCGGTCTTCTTAGACCGTATGTAGGATTTTCTCAGACTGAAGGGCTTCTTTATTCTCAACCGATATACTTCGTTACTTCAATAAATACTGATTTGGAAATTACGCCAACTTTCCGTTCAATGAGAGGTAAAGGAGTTTATACGACTTTTAGATTTGTTGATTCTCCAACTTCTAAGGGAATGATAAAAGCGGGATATTTCAAAGATGACAAAGATTATTATATTAGATATAACCTCGCACACCAAAAACATTATGGGTATAATATAAAATATGAGAGAAACGGTTTGTTTACAGCACATGATGCGTTATATATGAATTTAAAATATGCCAATGACGTTGATTATTTTTATTTAGACGCATATAACTATCGATTTAATGATGCTTATCTTTCGGATAAATTAATAACTTCAGAATTAAATTACATAAACGTTACCGATTTTTCATTGTACGGGTCATATTTTAAATATTTTATAGACACCACAAAACTTAGTAACGATACTACTTGGCAGATACTTCCACAGCTTAATTATCATCATTTTTTATCTAAAAAATACGGTTTAATGAACTTACTGGATATAAATATTTATAATTATTACAGAAAAGTCGGTTCAAATTTTGTTCTTGCGGATTTGTTACTGCCTGTTTCTGTGAATTTTTCTTTGTTTAATGATTATTTAAAATTCAAAATTACAGAACTTTTAAGCTCAGGTTACGGTTTTTATTATCAAACTGCTTCTAAAAAATCAAAATACACGAATCTTTCTACTCAGATAAAATTGTATACATCCTTAACGAAAGCGGGTTCTTTTATACATATCATTTCACCGTCTTTAATTTTAAATCTTAAAAACTATTCTAATTCGTCAATTTATACAGATTTAATGAATGTTCCAGAAATACAAAACTATCTAACTTTTAATTTGTTTCAAATATTTGAAAAAGATTCTTTTAAATTGACACACACGTTAAATGACACTTATTATCTTACTTTAAAAAAATATTCTGATTTAGAAAACATCTTTAATATTAATATTAATAATATTACAATTGAAGAAAACAACAGATATTCAATTGAAAAAAAACAGATTTCTTATAACAATATTAAAATTAGTTATAATAATGAACTGTTTTACAGTTTTATATCCCATGTTTATCAGAAAAACATATCTGAAGCTGTAACCGTCGGTATTACTTATAATATAAATACATATAAAAAAGTATATACCGAATATAGTTATGATTTAAATAACAGATACAGAAAGTACTGGCTGTTGGGAATGAAATTAAACAAAAAATGTTGGAGGTATGATTTAAGTTTTAAACAGTCTCGTATACCTATACTTGAAGAAGACGGGATTTCATATAGAAAGGACAACATAGTAACAATAAACGTCGAACTCAAACCTATCGGGGGATTAAATCAAACTTTTGTATTTAAAGGAAACAAATGAGAAATGAAGTAAAAGTGGGGGTATTTATATTTTTGGGTTTGTTATCTTTGATATTTTTAACTCTTCAAGTTAATAGTTTGCAAGATTTTAATAAAAAAGGCTATACGATATACGCTCTTATAGGTGATGCGAGCGGTCTTGCTAAAAAAGCAAAAGTGAAAATGAGAGGGGTGGAAATAGGAAGTGTCGAAGATTTAGAACTTGAAAATTCACATGTAAAACTTAAACTGTTAATAAAAAAAGGCGTAAAAATCCCTAAAAACTCTGTAGTGACACTTGCACAGGATAATTTTTTAGGCGGGAAATATGTAAAAATCATACCATCACAAAGTTATGTGTTTTATAAAGCGGGTGATGTGATTACCAGATATGTCAATACGACATCGATGGATGATGTTATGGCAAATATAAACACAGCCGTTGATGATATAAAAGTTTTAATAAAAAAATTAAATAGAACTTTGGATGAAAAAACGATTGCAAATATTAAAGAAACGATTGCAAATATAAAAGATTCTTCGATTACCCTAAAATCAGTATTAAAAACTGCCGACAACAAACTTCCGGTGTTGTTGGACAATGCTAATGATTTGGTTTTAGAGTATAAAAAAGCCGGGGTGACTTTAAATAACAGGCTTCCGAGTATTTTAGATAAAACCGATTCGTTATTGACAAAATTTAATAAAACCGGCGATACGATTAACGCCAAATTAGATAAATTAATGGATGAATATATTAAATTAGGCGAAAATGCAAATAATATTTTAAATGACAATAAACAAGGTATTAAGGAAGCTGTTGCGAGCGCTAAAGATTTCTTTGTAAGCGGTGGTGAGAGTTTTAAAAAAATTGATAATTATTTAAGTTCGCTTAGTAAGAGTCAAATTTTGGTTGACATACAAAGTAACTTTATGGCAAGGGACGATTACTTTAAAACATCGGCATATATTGCATATCTTCCGGTTCCGACGAAATATTATATATTAGGAGTAACAAGTGCTAAAGATTTTTCCGATTTGTCAAAAATAAATTTAGATCATCAGGAAGATAAAGTATATATTAGTGCTGAATATGGGAAAAGATTCGATGATTTACTTTTAAGAGGCGGTATTATCGAGAATACCGGCGGTATAGGGTTTGATTATTTTTTAAATCACGACAAAGTTAAATTGAGCGGTGAAGTATATGATTTTAACGCCGTTAATGATGTGAGGGGCGATAAACCGCATTTAACTTTTAAAGGAACATATCTTTACCTTAAACACATTCAATTTATGGGAGGTGTGGATAATATCCTAAATACCGATGCAAGAACGTTTTTCTTAGGGATCGGTGTTAAATTCAAAGATAACGATCTAAAAACCATACTCGGCGGAGGTGCTACATCATTTCTAAAATAGATGAAATTAAATGGGCTTGTAAAGTGTTAGGCATAGCCCCTCTTAGCAGTTTTGAAGACATTAATAAAAAATACAAAAAACTTGTAAAACAGACACATCCGGACTTAAATGATAATAATGATAAAATTACAGAAATAAACAGGGCGTATGAAATTTTAAGGGAATATATAAGAAATTACAAATTTACTTTTAGTGAAGATGAGATTTTAAAACAGTATCCGAGTGAATTTTTAAAAAAATTTAAGGTTTGATATGAAAAAGTTTAAAAACAGACAAGAGGCACTTGAAAAGCTTTTATCGATATTGGATATTAGAGCGATAGACGATATGCTGATAATCAGTATCAGTGAAAATGGGAATTTTTACGCCAGAGAAATTGCAATGAGGGGAGGTTTATTAGAAGGTGATTTTTTATTTATTGAAGAAATAAAATCACCTGAAAACAAAGAAACCTCTTTAGCAGCGATAAGTGAAACAAAAGATTATATTTTAATTGAAGAGTTTATAAACGCTTTTGAAATTACGGATGATTATATTTTTAGTGAGGCGGAAAGGGTATATGAAGAAAAAATTTTACAAAATATATATAAATTTCGTGGCGGAGAGAGTATAATTTCATTACGCAATAGAAATGTTCTATTAGTAGATGAAGGTGCAAATACGGGATTAACATTATTATGTGCTATAAAAAGCTGCATTTCAAAAAAAGCGGCGAGTATAAATGTTGCAGTGCCTGTTGTGGCTAAAGAGACTGCAAGAGTTATAGAAAAGTTAGTTGATAATACATATTTTGTTTACGAAGTAGAAGATTTTGTTGATACAGATTTTTATTTTAAGGAGAAATAATGAGTTGTGAAGTTGAATTAAATATAAATAACAGAAAACAGAAGTTTGTTTTAAATAAAGTTGCTAAACAGGCTAATTCTTCTGTCTGGTTTGAAGATGGAAATACTGTAATGCTTGCAACGCTTAC
This genomic interval from Nautilia profundicola AmH contains the following:
- a CDS encoding MlaD family protein, which translates into the protein MRNEVKVGVFIFLGLLSLIFLTLQVNSLQDFNKKGYTIYALIGDASGLAKKAKVKMRGVEIGSVEDLELENSHVKLKLLIKKGVKIPKNSVVTLAQDNFLGGKYVKIIPSQSYVFYKAGDVITRYVNTTSMDDVMANINTAVDDIKVLIKKLNRTLDEKTIANIKETIANIKDSSITLKSVLKTADNKLPVLLDNANDLVLEYKKAGVTLNNRLPSILDKTDSLLTKFNKTGDTINAKLDKLMDEYIKLGENANNILNDNKQGIKEAVASAKDFFVSGGESFKKIDNYLSSLSKSQILVDIQSNFMARDDYFKTSAYIAYLPVPTKYYILGVTSAKDFSDLSKINLDHQEDKVYISAEYGKRFDDLLLRGGIIENTGGIGFDYFLNHDKVKLSGEVYDFNAVNDVRGDKPHLTFKGTYLYLKHIQFMGGVDNILNTDARTFFLGIGVKFKDNDLKTILGGGATSFLK
- a CDS encoding LPS-assembly protein LptD, which gives rise to MRISLVIVFFASFLFAEVKIFATKAVDSNGTITLQNPIIIYNNSIIQAKHGLITKKRKIILNDKVFVTYQNKSVISANSLIAYSSRNIEMNDIFFYDKTMEGWILAKSSLSKNKNIYFKKLYFSTCCIKDPDWFMKARSATYNREKKSLKLYNLTLVINKIPVFYLPYFYVNFDKTRRSGLLRPYVGFSQTEGLLYSQPIYFVTSINTDLEITPTFRSMRGKGVYTTFRFVDSPTSKGMIKAGYFKDDKDYYIRYNLAHQKHYGYNIKYERNGLFTAHDALYMNLKYANDVDYFYLDAYNYRFNDAYLSDKLITSELNYINVTDFSLYGSYFKYFIDTTKLSNDTTWQILPQLNYHHFLSKKYGLMNLLDINIYNYYRKVGSNFVLADLLLPVSVNFSLFNDYLKFKITELLSSGYGFYYQTASKKSKYTNLSTQIKLYTSLTKAGSFIHIISPSLILNLKNYSNSSIYTDLMNVPEIQNYLTFNLFQIFEKDSFKLTHTLNDTYYLTLKKYSDLENIFNININNITIEENNRYSIEKKQISYNNIKISYNNELFYSFISHVYQKNISEAVTVGITYNINTYKKVYTEYSYDLNNRYRKYWLLGMKLNKKCWRYDLSFKQSRIPILEEDGISYRKDNIVTINVELKPIGGLNQTFVFKGNK
- a CDS encoding phosphoribosyltransferase family protein — its product is MKKFKNRQEALEKLLSILDIRAIDDMLIISISENGNFYAREIAMRGGLLEGDFLFIEEIKSPENKETSLAAISETKDYILIEEFINAFEITDDYIFSEAERVYEEKILQNIYKFRGGESIISLRNRNVLLVDEGANTGLTLLCAIKSCISKKAASINVAVPVVAKETARVIEKLVDNTYFVYEVEDFVDTDFYFKEK
- a CDS encoding J domain-containing protein, whose product is MLGIAPLSSFEDINKKYKKLVKQTHPDLNDNNDKITEINRAYEILREYIRNYKFTFSEDEILKQYPSEFLKKFKV